TCTGTCATGATAAGGTAAACAAAACCTTTAGCATTCATCCTCGCGGTACGTCCGTTTCTGTGAATGAAAGCATCTTCTTTGGGAGGTAGTTGATAATGAACAATAGACTCTACTTCAGGTATATCAAGTCCCCGGGCGGCAAGGTCGGTTGTGATTAGGATTCTTGCAGAGTCATTTCTGAACTTCAGTAAAGCCCGTTCTCTTTCGTCCTGTTCCATACCCCCGTGGAATGTTTCCCTGTCAATTCCCATTTGATGGAGAAGCTCGGAAATACGGTCTACTGCGTCACGGTGATTACAGAAAATCAGCGTTCTTTTATTTCCGATTTTACAAACAAGATTGAAAAGTGTATCCAGCTTTTCTTCCGGAATTGTCATTACTTTTCTCAGTTGTAAATCAGGTTTTATGTCGTTTTCTTTAAGGAAACTGATTACTTTTTCATCTTTCAGCCCGGTAAATGAAGGGATTTCATCCATGGCAGTTGCAGAAGTTAAAATTCTTTGGGATAACCCTTTTAAAGAATTAGAAATAAATTCCATATCATCATGAAAGCCTAGCTCTAATGCTTTATCAAACTCATCAAGAACCAATGTCTTAATTGTCTTAGGATCAAAATTATTGTTTCTCAGATGGTAAACAACTCTTCCCGGTGTTCCAATCAATACGGCAGGAGCTTCAATTAAATTATTAACCTCAATCTTTTTATCATGACCACCATAGCAAACAGAAACCTTAAAATCCGTTCCCATTGACTTGAACACCTGTTCAATTTGTAGAGCCAATTCTCTGGCCGGAACTAATATCAATGCCTGGACTCCTTGAACGTCTTTTTTCAGATTTCTTAAAACCGGAAATAAAAAAGCAAGCGTCTTCCCTGATCCGGTAGGAGAGAGCAATACAATATCCGTATTGTTTTCAGAAGCTTTATAAGTAGATTTCTGCATCTGATTCATATCCTGAATTTGCAGTTTTTGATAAATTGATTGTAGTTCCATTGGGCAAAGATAGTGAAAATAGGTGGCTAGGAATTTAGAGTCTTAAGTTGTAAGTTGTTATAAAGATTGTTGGTGAAGATGTATTTTAATCTTTTAATGATTTTAATTTTGACAATCAGGCATTTAGGTGTGAAGTTTCTGCGGATTAAAATATTGTATATTAAATAATATTCGTATATTTGCACCCACTTTTTGTGGTCAAGGTTTGAAGAGGTAAATTATTAAAAATTAATTACTTCCGTATTTTTTAAATCCACATTTGTTCAAACCGTTAAAAAAGAAGGAATACAAATTTTATTAGAAAATGTCAAAAGAGACAAATTCAGCAGAGGTTTTATTAAACCAAAACGTAGCACCAGAACAATTTGATTGGGATTCATTCGAATCAGGTCTTGATGCAGATGCGAGAAAAGAAAAAAGTGATTTAGAAGAAATCTACAACGGATCTTTAAACAGCTTAAACGATAACGACGTTTTAGTTGGTAGAGTTGTAAGATTAACTGATAAAGAAGCTATCGTAGACATCAACTTCAAATCAGAAGGTGTTATTTCTCTTAACGAATTCCGTTACAACCAAGGATTACAAGTAGGTGATGAGGTAGAAGTAATGGTTGACAGAAGAGAAGACAAAACTGGACAATTACAATTATCTCACAGAAAAGCAAGAACGCTTAAAGCTTGGGATAGAGTAAACGAACTTCACGAAACTGGAGAAATCGTTAACGGTTTTGTGAAATCTAGAACTAAAGGAGGTATGATCGTTGACGTACACGGAATCGAAGCATTCTTACCAGGTTCTCAAATTGATGTTAAGCCAATTAAAGATTACGATCAGTTCGTAGGTAAAACTATGGAGTTCAAAGTTGTGAAAATCAACCCTGAATTCAAAAACGTAGTAGTATCTCACAAAGCATTGATCGAAGCAGATATCGAAGGTCAGAAAAAAGAAATCATCGCTCAGCTTGAAAAAGGACAAGTTCTTGAAGGAACTGTTAAGAACATTACTTCTTACGGTGTATTCATTGACTTAGGAGGTGTAGATGGATTGATCCACATTACAGACCTTTCTTGGTCTAGAGTGAACCACCCATCTGAAATCTTAGAAGATGGACAAACTGTAAAAGTTGTTATCCTTGATTTCGATGATGAGAAAACAAGAATCCAATTAGGTATGAAGCAATTAGAAGCTCATCCTTGGGATGCTCTTTCTGCTGACCTGAAAGTTGGGGATAAAGTAAAAGGAAAAGTAGTAGTTCTTGCTGACTATGGTGCATTCGTAGAAATCGCTCCAGGTGTAGAAGGATTGATCCACGTTTCTGAAATGTCTTGGTCTACTCACTTGAGATCTGCTGGTGATTTTGTAAAAGTAGGTGATGAAGTTGAAGCTGAAGTACTTACTTTAGATAGAGAGGACAGAAAAATCTCTCTAGGTATGAAACAATTATCTAAAGATCCTTGGGAAAATATCGAAGCTAAATATCCTGTTGGATCTCAGCATGTAGGAACTGTAAGAAACTTCACAAACTTTGGTGTATTCGTAGAGTTGGAAGAAGGTATCGACGGTTTAATCTACATTTCTGATCTTTCTTGGACTAAGAAAATCAAGCATCCATCTGAATTCTGCGCTGTAGGAGACAAATTAGATGTTATCGTATTGGAATTAGATATCCAGGCAAGAAGATTATCTTTAGGTCACAAGCAATTGACTGAAAACCCTTGGGATAAATTCGAAACTAAATATGCTGAAGGAACTATCCATGCTGGTAAAGCTGTAGAAGTACACGATAAAGGTGCTTCTGTACAATTCGAAGATGCTGAGGTTGAAGCGTTCTGCCCTTCAAGATTATTAGAGAAAGAAGATGGATCTAAAATCAAAAAAGGTGAAGATGCTGAGTTCAAAGTAATCGAATTCAACAAGGAGTTCAAGAGAGTAGTAGTATCTCACACAGGTATCTTCAGAGATGAGGAAAAGAAAAATGTAAAAGAATCTAACAACAGATCTAATACTTCTTCTTCATCTTCTTCAAACGAAGAAAGATCTACATTGGGAGATATTGATGCATTAGCAGAATTAAAAAGAAAAATGGAAGAAGGTAAATAATCCTTAACCATTTATGAATATGAAGCCACTCGTAAGAGTGGCTTTTTTTATTTCTTATTATGGCCTTTTTAATAAAAATACCATGCTGTTTTATAGAATTCAAGTATAAGAAATGAATTATGTAAATGTTTAAAATTGAGTTGGTTGAAGGAAAATTAATTATGCTTTTATTTTTATGTAATAAAATTAAATAAAATGATTTTTGATTGGTAAATATTTGTAAATTAGCGGCTTTATTAATGTATATGAAAAATATAACCCGATCCATTTTGTTTACTGTATCCGCAGTATTTGATCTTTGTTCGTTTTCTTAATATTAATATATAAGGAAAGGTTAAGTAAAATTATGTTTCACAAAGTAAGATCAGGAAATATAAAGTCTAATAAATTTCAATATTAAAAATTGTTCAGTATAAATGAAAAGAATAAAACTACCTCTTATGGTTGCTGCTTTCGCAGTTATTCCATCTTTACAATTATTTTCACAGGAAAATACTCAGATTATCAAAGACTATATTTCTCAGAATAAGATCAGAGAATATAAAAAGTCCGATCTCACTAATTTTGTTATTGATAATACGGATGCATCGAAGTCATTAAATGGTGATGTTATAAAATTTCAACAGACTTATAATGGAATTCCTGTATACAGTTCCGGAGGAACTGCGTTAATTAAAGATCGTAAGATCGTTTATTACACGGATAATTTTGTGAAAAATTATACAGAATCTACTCCCATTTCTGCACAAATCACTAAAACAGCAGCTCTTCAGAAGATAGCAAATGAACTTGGAAACACTGAGATTGCTGATTTTTCAATTCTTGGATTTTTTGAAAAAAGCTTAAATAATACAAAATCAGCCAAACAAAGGTTAGTGTATGCAAATACGTCTACTGGAGATCTGCGTTTAGCCTATGAGTTTATTATGATGGAGCCAAAGTCTTCCAATTACTGGAATATTCTGGTAGATGCCAATGATGGAAAAATTATAGAAAAGAATAACTTAACATTATCTTGTAATTTTAAACCGGATTCTTATGCTTCAGATGGATTAGCAATAGAGAATAATAATACATTTGTTGGTCCTGAGAAAGGCTATCAGCAAAGTTTGGTTTTGTTGGCTGATCCTGCAAGCTACAATATATTTCCAACGCCACTGGAAGCGCCTACATTCGGATCAAGATCTGTAGTTTCTAATCCATGGATGTTGACTTCCTCACCAGAAGGATGGCATTCGGATGGTACAACTCATTACACCAATACAAGAGGGAATAATGTGTATGCTTACGAAGATACAGCCAATACAAATAACCCTGGATTTTCGCCTGATGGAGGGGCTTCAAGAAATTTTAATTTTCCTTTTAGTATCAATGGGACTCCTGCAGCGAATCAAAGTGCAGCGATTACCAATCTGTTCTACATCAGTAATAGGGTTCATGATGTATTTTATAAATTTGGATTTACAGAATCTGCGAGAAATTTCCAGCAAAATAATTTTGGACTTGGCGGATTAGACGATGATTCAGTTTATGCAGAAGCGCAAGATGGCGGAGGTACTAATAACGCGAACTTTTCCAGTCCTCCGGATAATTACAATGGGAGAATGCAGATGTATTTATGGTCGACTAGAAATAGACTTTTCTTCTATAATACACCTAGTACAGCGGTAGCCCGCCAACCCGCTGCTGGTGTTGCTGAATTCGGGAATGCACTAAACCCTACTGGAGTTACTGGAAATGTACAATTATCATCCGTATTAGATGGATGTACTGCATTACCAGCAGGTTCACTTACAGGGAAGATTGGTTTGGTTGAGCGTGGAACCTGTGCTTTCGTGATCAAAACAAAGAATTTACAGAATGCAGGAGCTACTGCTGCCATTATCTATAATAATGCTGCGAATGGATCAACCATAGGAAATATGTCAGGAACTGATGCGACAGTTACTATTCCATCTGTATTAATTAGTAATGCAGAGGGAGAATATATTAAAACCCAACTTTCAGCTGCTACAACGGTAAATGTTACTTTGAAGAATGATCCTGCAACCAGCGTTACACCAGATGGGAGCTTTGATAATGGAATCGTAACACACGAATACGGTCATGGAATTTCTAACAGATTAACGGGAACCGGATATGGATGTCTGAATTCTTCATCTGATAAAGAACAAATGGGTGAAGGATGGTCGGATTTCTTTGCCTTAATGCTTACCAATAAAATAGGAGATAATGCTTCTGTTCCTAGAGGAATGGCAACATATGCTGCAGGACAGCTTCCGGATGGGGATGGAATCCGCCCTGCAAAATATTCTCCTGACTTCACGATCAACGATTATACCTATGGAGATACCAATGGAATGGAATATACGAATCAAAGTGGAAATATAGTTCCAGATGTGCATTCAATCGGATTTGTATGGGCTACGATGTTATGGGATCTGCATTGGCAGTATGTAGCAAAATATGGTTATTCTGCCGATGTTACTGCAAATACAACGAACGGTAGTTCAAGAATATTACAACTTGTTACGGACGCATTAAAACTTCAGGTTTGTAATCCAACATTTATTGATGGAAGAAATGCTATATTAGCTGCAGAACAGGCAACTACCGGAGGAGTAGATAAATGTATGATATGGAGAACTTTTGCAAAAAGAGGTTTAGGAGTGAATGCAAGTGCAGGAGTTAAAACAAATATCAATGATCAGATTCAGGATTTCACAATTCCCGATGAATGTCCGTTATTGGCTACTGATGAAGTGAAATCTGTAAAAAATACCTCAATTTCTATCTATCCTAATCCTGCTAAAAATGAATTTTTCATCAATTTCCCAAGCAATACAATGGGTAAAGTAAGTGTGGAAATTTATGATATGTCTGGAAAGCTTGTTTCTTCTGAAGATAAAATTTCTCCGGATGCTAAAAAAGCTATTTCTACAGATCGTTTGATCAACGGAACTTACATGGTAAAAGTAAAAGGCCTTGGCTTTGAAGCTGCATCTAAAGTAATCGTTAAAAAATAAGCTGTTTTTTATTCAGTTTCAATCACCCCAGGTTTTCCCTGGGGTGATTTTATTTATCTATAAGCTATTTACCTCCTGGTGAATTAAATTATTATATTGTACCTTTGCAGGCTGTTAAAAAGATTATGAAGAAGAAAAATTTATTGAAAGGCGTATTGCTAGTGGGTATTGGTGCAAGTGTTTATGGAATGTTGGCTACATTTGTTAAAATGTCTTATCATGATGGGTATACCACATCCGAAGTAACCACTGCTCAGTTTGTATTAGGATTAGTAGGACTTCTGATCCTGAACTTTATCCAGACTTTAACATCAAAAACAAAATTATCATCACCAAGCCGAAAAGAAGTTAGGATGCTGATGCTGGCAGGTACTTCACTGGGTTGTACAAGTTTATTTTACTATATCGCAGTTCAATATATCAATGTTTCAATAGCGATTGTTTTGTTAATGCAGTCTGTATGGTTTAGTGTGGTTGTAGAAAGTTTCTTAACCAGAAAATTTCCCAACGTGAGGAAAGTGGTCGCTACAATTATTGTACTAGTAGGAACTGTATTGGCTACGAATCTTATTAATGTGGATATAGAATTAGACTGGCATGGTGTTTTTTGGGGATTAATGGCAGCGGCTTCCTATACTCTGACGATGTTCACCTCTAATACACTGGCTACACATTTACCCGTCCTACGTAAAAGTATGGTAATGCTTTCAGGAGGATCTATTGTTATTCTGGCATTCCTTTTCTTTGCTCAGATCGGGCCCCTCTATTTTGATGGTCTTAAATCAATTTATTTGAATTTTACCGACAATACCAAACATATTCATTCTTTTGATTATTCTATATTCTGGACCTATGGTTTTGTTCTTGCTATTTTTGGAACTATCATTCCACCCATTTTATTTAATTTGGGATTTCCAAATACAGGATTGGGCTTGGGAAGCATTATTTCATCACTGGAACTTCCGGTTTCTGTGACAATGGCTTTTGTTTTGTTGGGTGAAAAAGTAATTTTAGTTCAATGGGCAGGGATTGCATTAATCCTTTTTGCTATTGTACTTATGAATTTACCGGCAAAAAAAGAATTGAAAGTTGCTGAACAACTGTCCTGAAAAGATAATTAAGTTGAAAATAATAAGTAAAACCGTTTCTTTTGGAACGGTTTTTTTAATTTTAATCTATAAATAAGAATTCATGAAATATTTAAAAAAAGGCATTATGATTTTAATGCTATCTATGATACCATTTTTATCGTTTTCCCAGATAAAACCGTTAGATGCCATGCTTACGAACTATCAATATCCTTTTGAAGTTCATTTTATTGATTTGAATACTCAGAATCAGCATCTGAAAATGGCCTATATGGATGTAAAGCCTAAAGAACCCAATGGAAAAGTAATCATGCTTCTTCATGGGAAAAACTTTAACGGAGCGTATTGGGAACAAACGGCGAAAGATCTTTCAGCTAAAGGTTTCAGGGTTATTATACCCGATCAGATAGGATTTGGTAAATCTTCCAAGCCTCAGTGTTATCAATTTTCTTTTTCGCAATTAGCAGACAATACAAAAAAAATACTGGATGAATTAAAGATTGATAAAGCAATTGTTTTGGGGCACTCTATGGGAGGAA
The sequence above is drawn from the Chryseobacterium daecheongense genome and encodes:
- the rpsA gene encoding 30S ribosomal protein S1; translation: MSKETNSAEVLLNQNVAPEQFDWDSFESGLDADARKEKSDLEEIYNGSLNSLNDNDVLVGRVVRLTDKEAIVDINFKSEGVISLNEFRYNQGLQVGDEVEVMVDRREDKTGQLQLSHRKARTLKAWDRVNELHETGEIVNGFVKSRTKGGMIVDVHGIEAFLPGSQIDVKPIKDYDQFVGKTMEFKVVKINPEFKNVVVSHKALIEADIEGQKKEIIAQLEKGQVLEGTVKNITSYGVFIDLGGVDGLIHITDLSWSRVNHPSEILEDGQTVKVVILDFDDEKTRIQLGMKQLEAHPWDALSADLKVGDKVKGKVVVLADYGAFVEIAPGVEGLIHVSEMSWSTHLRSAGDFVKVGDEVEAEVLTLDREDRKISLGMKQLSKDPWENIEAKYPVGSQHVGTVRNFTNFGVFVELEEGIDGLIYISDLSWTKKIKHPSEFCAVGDKLDVIVLELDIQARRLSLGHKQLTENPWDKFETKYAEGTIHAGKAVEVHDKGASVQFEDAEVEAFCPSRLLEKEDGSKIKKGEDAEFKVIEFNKEFKRVVVSHTGIFRDEEKKNVKESNNRSNTSSSSSSNEERSTLGDIDALAELKRKMEEGK
- a CDS encoding DEAD/DEAH box helicase; translation: MELQSIYQKLQIQDMNQMQKSTYKASENNTDIVLLSPTGSGKTLAFLFPVLRNLKKDVQGVQALILVPARELALQIEQVFKSMGTDFKVSVCYGGHDKKIEVNNLIEAPAVLIGTPGRVVYHLRNNNFDPKTIKTLVLDEFDKALELGFHDDMEFISNSLKGLSQRILTSATAMDEIPSFTGLKDEKVISFLKENDIKPDLQLRKVMTIPEEKLDTLFNLVCKIGNKRTLIFCNHRDAVDRISELLHQMGIDRETFHGGMEQDERERALLKFRNDSARILITTDLAARGLDIPEVESIVHYQLPPKEDAFIHRNGRTARMNAKGFVYLIMTEEENFPFIKNNTPEESVSGYDKVPEKTPFQTIYISAGKKDKVNKVDIVGYLIKKGELQKEDIGLIEVKDTTSYVAVSRKKVSSLLKKLSNEKLKGKKVKMEIAY
- a CDS encoding DMT family transporter → MKKKNLLKGVLLVGIGASVYGMLATFVKMSYHDGYTTSEVTTAQFVLGLVGLLILNFIQTLTSKTKLSSPSRKEVRMLMLAGTSLGCTSLFYYIAVQYINVSIAIVLLMQSVWFSVVVESFLTRKFPNVRKVVATIIVLVGTVLATNLINVDIELDWHGVFWGLMAAASYTLTMFTSNTLATHLPVLRKSMVMLSGGSIVILAFLFFAQIGPLYFDGLKSIYLNFTDNTKHIHSFDYSIFWTYGFVLAIFGTIIPPILFNLGFPNTGLGLGSIISSLELPVSVTMAFVLLGEKVILVQWAGIALILFAIVLMNLPAKKELKVAEQLS
- a CDS encoding T9SS-dependent M36 family metallopeptidase, whose protein sequence is MKRIKLPLMVAAFAVIPSLQLFSQENTQIIKDYISQNKIREYKKSDLTNFVIDNTDASKSLNGDVIKFQQTYNGIPVYSSGGTALIKDRKIVYYTDNFVKNYTESTPISAQITKTAALQKIANELGNTEIADFSILGFFEKSLNNTKSAKQRLVYANTSTGDLRLAYEFIMMEPKSSNYWNILVDANDGKIIEKNNLTLSCNFKPDSYASDGLAIENNNTFVGPEKGYQQSLVLLADPASYNIFPTPLEAPTFGSRSVVSNPWMLTSSPEGWHSDGTTHYTNTRGNNVYAYEDTANTNNPGFSPDGGASRNFNFPFSINGTPAANQSAAITNLFYISNRVHDVFYKFGFTESARNFQQNNFGLGGLDDDSVYAEAQDGGGTNNANFSSPPDNYNGRMQMYLWSTRNRLFFYNTPSTAVARQPAAGVAEFGNALNPTGVTGNVQLSSVLDGCTALPAGSLTGKIGLVERGTCAFVIKTKNLQNAGATAAIIYNNAANGSTIGNMSGTDATVTIPSVLISNAEGEYIKTQLSAATTVNVTLKNDPATSVTPDGSFDNGIVTHEYGHGISNRLTGTGYGCLNSSSDKEQMGEGWSDFFALMLTNKIGDNASVPRGMATYAAGQLPDGDGIRPAKYSPDFTINDYTYGDTNGMEYTNQSGNIVPDVHSIGFVWATMLWDLHWQYVAKYGYSADVTANTTNGSSRILQLVTDALKLQVCNPTFIDGRNAILAAEQATTGGVDKCMIWRTFAKRGLGVNASAGVKTNINDQIQDFTIPDECPLLATDEVKSVKNTSISIYPNPAKNEFFINFPSNTMGKVSVEIYDMSGKLVSSEDKISPDAKKAISTDRLINGTYMVKVKGLGFEAASKVIVKK